Proteins found in one Vallitalea guaymasensis genomic segment:
- a CDS encoding sensor histidine kinase: MKKIPTKRLSVRGRIVTMFIAIMLITILVFGTYATYNMYNNIMKNTYKNMNLMIDANNENLNQSFSIITNTSIALSASDAVQEWIKDGDYFNKDNEKYYLNVQNLNKQFQNILTYNNVWELNSLTYVTVYENRELLGYTYTKQVSTKKITDDSKRINELVVNDTEKYISYIPPSPSNNTIYYTRKLKSDFTTDDSLIIIAAIGEEYIKNKYSSLLSYDGSLVYVVDEEGTIYSSNDNSLLGGKISQDITNNIDTNKMNEINYNNKKYVTVSREIKENGFKLIYMLPKSNLIKETVTGMNSFILISIILSVVFITFVVIISMRTTVFIKDITTAMNKVREKDYDYRMIKYEDVTLDTLVTTFNSMVSEIQTLLKTTYESKLLLNEMEIKFLQYQMNPHFLFNILLTIQIKAKMCKDETIYQMIASLSALLRAGIYGDKRSIITIEEELKYVEYYLSLQKMRYEDRLHYSIELDDEQIKICEIPRLVIEPIVENAIVHGVEESDNEAIVSVEISNHEEKIYIKVVDNGIGFDVEKIMNTENKDITDRKVEREKMGLKNTDQRLKLIYGSDYGLNIQSQKNVGTTIEIIIPKNKGRAENV; encoded by the coding sequence ATGAAAAAAATACCAACCAAAAGGCTTTCTGTTAGAGGGCGTATAGTTACCATGTTTATTGCAATAATGCTGATAACAATATTAGTGTTTGGTACATATGCTACTTACAACATGTATAACAATATAATGAAGAATACATATAAAAACATGAATCTAATGATTGATGCCAATAATGAAAACCTAAACCAATCCTTTAGTATAATTACCAATACATCAATTGCCCTATCTGCAAGCGATGCTGTACAAGAATGGATCAAAGATGGTGATTATTTCAACAAAGATAACGAAAAATACTATCTCAATGTACAGAATCTCAATAAACAATTCCAGAATATATTAACATACAACAACGTATGGGAACTGAATTCCTTAACGTATGTTACTGTATATGAAAATAGAGAACTCCTTGGATACACTTACACAAAACAAGTAAGTACCAAGAAAATAACAGATGATTCCAAAAGGATTAATGAACTTGTGGTGAATGATACTGAAAAATATATTAGTTACATACCACCTTCACCAAGTAACAATACCATATACTACACCAGAAAATTGAAATCTGACTTTACAACTGATGACAGCCTGATAATTATAGCGGCTATAGGTGAAGAATATATAAAAAACAAATACAGCAGTCTTCTAAGCTATGACGGTTCATTAGTTTATGTAGTTGACGAGGAAGGGACTATATATTCCTCCAATGACAACTCATTATTAGGGGGAAAAATATCACAGGATATAACTAACAACATTGATACCAACAAAATGAATGAAATCAATTACAATAATAAAAAATATGTAACTGTCTCCAGAGAAATAAAAGAAAATGGATTCAAATTGATATACATGTTGCCAAAATCAAATTTAATCAAAGAAACAGTCACTGGCATGAACTCTTTTATCCTCATATCAATAATATTATCAGTGGTATTCATTACATTCGTTGTTATCATATCCATGCGAACTACTGTATTCATTAAAGACATTACCACTGCAATGAACAAGGTAAGGGAAAAAGACTATGATTACAGAATGATAAAATATGAAGATGTAACACTGGACACACTTGTTACAACTTTTAATTCTATGGTATCGGAGATACAGACACTTTTAAAAACTACATACGAATCAAAGCTATTACTTAATGAAATGGAAATAAAATTTTTACAGTATCAAATGAATCCACATTTTTTATTTAATATTTTACTAACCATTCAGATCAAAGCAAAAATGTGCAAAGACGAAACCATATATCAAATGATAGCATCCTTATCAGCTCTATTAAGAGCAGGAATATATGGAGATAAACGCTCCATTATAACTATAGAAGAAGAACTGAAATATGTAGAATACTATTTGTCACTCCAAAAAATGAGATATGAAGACAGGTTGCATTATTCTATTGAATTAGATGATGAACAGATAAAAATATGTGAGATACCAAGGCTTGTAATTGAACCTATAGTTGAAAATGCAATTGTTCACGGTGTTGAAGAAAGTGACAATGAAGCTATAGTTTCAGTAGAGATAAGTAACCATGAAGAAAAGATATATATCAAAGTAGTTGATAACGGTATTGGGTTTGACGTTGAAAAGATAATGAATACTGAAAACAAAGATATAACAGATAGAAAAGTAGAACGTGAAAAGATGGGATTAAAAAACACAGATCAGAGATTAAAGCTTATTTATGGTTCGGATTATGGACTAAATATACAGAGTCAAAAAAATGTAGGTACGACTATTGAAATAATAATTCCAAAGAATAAAGGGAGAGCAGAAAATGTATAA